The proteins below come from a single Lepeophtheirus salmonis chromosome 4, UVic_Lsal_1.4, whole genome shotgun sequence genomic window:
- the LOC121116742 gene encoding kinesin-like protein KIF3B yields the protein MESVRVLVRCRPLSQKEVSDGHKRVVNVDSPKGRIDVRRTPNNPSEAVRSFSFDSVYDSGSTQEEVYEESFRPLVDSVLKGFNGTIFAYGQTGTGKTWTVEGTEDTPGLIPRAFTHIFDRINSADVDSQFLVRASYLEIYQEEIHDLLSKDPTSKCELKERPDTGVYVKDLSSFVCKSISEIQHVLNAGKANRTIGATNMNENSSRSHAIFLITIECSNNEHIRVGKLNLVDLAGSERQAKTGATGNRLKEATKINLSLSALGNVISALVDGQSTYIPYRDSKLTRLLQDSLGGNAKTVMVANIGPADYNYDETLTTLRYANRAKNIKNKPTINEDPKDALLREFQEEIARLKSRLYGKHKHVGSAKKRRTVHNSSSSPPPSQDEHGEDDDKLMGAQNKLAVERELLEGDTSLLAEEKKHLLHKLENKENELKKQVSEREKMVNKIKAMESKLIKGDGSCNMIEKTNQQQRVLEQQKTDLYERKRLERLTAQELEATEEQGEVLENSYSSLQNEVESKTRKLKKMFLRLQTLKQDIVDVTEEYNRDRRDLEQNQQELLKELKLKHLMIENFISGDEKRKILSRAQFDDEENTWFLVCGNGGTLSSSTTSDCSNISLVSSTCSSVITKRPVSSHQSRRPVSEYARKCQFENNNVWRYRGENIMRLELDGFRRTTRDYEGPQVAPRVQAVLDAAMLNVEPDIELDVGRLNNTHSVRGSIKQRFNGNTNNIGKNAGCSMNPAKNYPSSRGLVPK from the exons ATGGAGAGTGTTCGTGTTCTCGTTCGTTGCCGACCTCTAAGTCAAAAAGAAGTTTCGGATGGACATAAAAGAGTAGTCAATGTTGATTCTCCCAAGGGCCGAATCGATGTACGACGAACTCCTAATAATCCGAGTGAGGCTGTGAGATCCTTTAGTTTTGATTCTGTGTATGACTCTGGATCCACTCAGGAGGAAGTTTATGAAGAGTCTTTCCGACCTCTTGTGGACTCTGTTCTCAAAGGATTCAATGGAACGATCTTTGCATATGGGCAAACTGGAACAGGAAAGACCTGGACAGTTGAAGGAACAGAAGATACTCCTGGTCTTATTCCTAGAGCATTTACacatatttttg aCCGAATCAATTCCGCGGATGTGGACTCTCAGTTTCTTGTACGAGCCTCCTATTTGGAAATATATCAAGAGGAAATCCATGATCTTCTTTCAAAAGACCCTACCTCAAAGTGTGAGCTTAAAGAGCGTCCAGATACTGGTGTTTATGTTAAGGATCTGAGCTCATTTGTTTGTAAGTCAATTAGTGAAATTCAACATGTTTTAAATGCTGGAAAGGCGAATCGAACAATTGGTGCaacaaatatgaatgaaaattcTTCTCGTTCACATGCTATATTTCTAATTACCATTGAATGTTCCAATAATGAGCACATACGTGTTGGAAAATTGAATTTAGTTGACTTGGCTGGTTCTGAGAGACAAGCCAAAACGGGAGCCACGGGCAATCGGCTCAAAGAAgctactaaaataaatttatctctaTCTGCTTTAGGAAATGTAATATCTGCGTTAGTGGATGGTCAGAGTACTTACATACCTTATAGAGACAGTAAATTGACACGCTTGTTACAAGATTCATTAGGAGGAAATGCTAAAACTGTCATGGTTGCTAATATTGGTCCTGCGGATtataattatgatgaaactCTAACCACACTTAGGTATGCTAATCgtgctaaaaatattaaaaacaaacctACAATAAATGAAGATCCAAAAGATGCTCTACTTAGAGAGTTTCAAGAAGAGATCGCACGACTCAAATCTCGTTTGTATGGCAAACATAAACATGTTGGCTCAGCCAAGAAGAGAAGAACAGTTCATAACTCTAGCTCTTCCCCTCCTCCCTCTCAAGATGAACATGGTGAGGATGATGATAAACTTATGGGAGCCCAAAACAAATTAGCAGTTGAAAGAGAGCTTCTTGAGGGTGATACGTCACTTTtagctgaagaaaaaaaacatcttcttcacaaattagaaaataaagagaatgaattaaaaaagcaagtttctgaaagggaaaaaatggTCAATAAAATTAAGGCAATGGAGAGCAAATTGATCAAAGGAGATGGAAGCTGCAACATGATTGAAAAGACTAATCAACAGCAGCGAGTATTAGAACAACAAAAAACAGATTTGTATGAGCGAAAAAGGCTAGAGCGACTCACTGCTCAGGAACTTGAGGCCACTGAAGAACAAGGAGAGGTTTTGGAAAACTCCTACTCTTCTCTGCAAAATGAGGTTGAGTCCAAAActaggaaattaaaaaagatgtttCTTCGCTTACAGACTCTAAAACAAGACATAGTAGATGTGACTGAAGAATATAATAGAGATAGGCGAGATTTGGAACAGAATCAACAAGAACTACTAAAAGAGTTAAAGCTGAAACATTTaatgattgaaaattttatttctggaGACGAAAAGCGTAAAATTCTCTCTCGGGCTCAGTTTGATGATGAGGAAAATACATGGTTCTTAGTTTGTGGGAACGGAGGAACACTTTCTTCCTCAACAACATCAGATTGTTCAAATATTTCCCTTGTATCATCCACTTGTTCTTCAGTAATTACTAAACGTCCTGTTTCCTCACATCAGTCACGCCGTCCAGTCTCTGAGTATGCAAGAAAATGCCAATTTGAAAACAACAATGTGTGGAGATATAGGGGAGAAAACATCATGCGATTag aattagaTGGTTTCCGACGAACAACTCGTGATTATGAAGGACCTCAAGTTGCTCCCCGCGTGCAAGCTGTACTCGATGCTGCAATGTTGAATGTTGAACCAGACATTGAACTGGACGTTGGTCGATTAAACAACACACACTCAGTTCGAGGAAGCATTAAACAACGATTTAACGGCAATACTAATAACATTGGGAAAAATGCAGGATGTTCCATGAATCCTGCTAAAAATTATCCGTCCTCAAGAGGACTCGTTCCTAAATGA
- the Rab5 gene encoding ras-related protein Rab-5B — protein sequence MSSTGRPGGGGASSGGGRICQFKLVLLGESAVGKSSLVLRFVKGQFHEFQESTIGAAFLTQTICLDDTTVKFEIWDTAGQERYHSLAPMYYRGAQAAIVVYDVTNQDSFIRAKNWVKELQRQASPNIVIALAGNKADLNTKRLVIYEEAQTYAEENGLLFMETSAKTALNVNDVFLEIAKKLPKDGDSSNVQSGGQRLTNGQSTDGRNSMPCCKSL from the exons ATGTCATCAACGGGTCGTCCTGGAGGCGGAGGTGCCTCAAGCGGAGGAGGGCGCATCTGTCAATTTAAATTAGTCCTCCTGGGGGAATCTGCAGTTGGGAAGTCCTCACTCGTCCTACGGTTCGTCAAAGGACAATTCCACGAATTCCAG gaatCTACAATCGGAGCGGCATTTTTAACGCAAACCATTTGTTTAGATGACACGActgttaaatttgaaatttgggaTACAGCGGGTCAAGAGCGTTATCATTCACTGGCCCCTATGTATTATAG agGAGCTCAGGCAGCAATAGTCGTATACGATGTGACAAATCAAGACTCATTTATTCGAGCTAAGAACTGGGTAAAAGAACTTCAACGACAGGCCAGTCCAAACATAGTAATCGCACTAGCTGGTAACAAAGCTGATTTGAATACGAAACGACTCGTAATATACGAAGAGGCTCAAACCTATGCCGAAGAAAATGGATTACTCTTTATGGAAACTTCCGCTAAAACCGCTTTGAATGTCAACGACGTATTTTTGGAAATTGCTAAAAAGTTACCCAAGGATGGTGATTCCAGTAATGTCCAATCTGGAGGACAAAGATTGACCAATGGACAAAGTACAGATGGAAGAAATTCCATGCCATGTTGCAAGTCTCTATGA
- the Atg13 gene encoding uncharacterized protein Atg13 produces MAVACSPSPSPTPALLPSDQRDHEKFARHFFFKSAQIIVQSRLGEKASCLSQPSPSSSSAWFNLAIKDIPEIALESKKVYSVKSPGSHTIEISLKTTEGDSMILETWCVAMNNENRNTKLNNVAYNHLGLLLKSVLCVSRVTPAYKFSRRQGPDSFVVCYRIHAGDPVSPSLLGQGYQSCFIGQVSNPVGSVSIKVDYRTNMTITPSNASSISSNLMFVKSDHFDLATNTTKKSKSSDDSSAITSDESQEAFRLFSSDSPHCQQQPPTSTSNTEENCNDESYKRSKFKCGAFARSPKAFQDFEEDENDPLFNFLPQETDGVKPHETLASSSVDPEQDPPSPKSSYGDKKRPEQVFEVFDHVFDDTKSDILEGHPATAVPSKSEFGIFFKDRPDIALGLDPEEKPLDNIEGQILTFEKSLEKYDEMIKALDCLTSESEQES; encoded by the coding sequence ATGGCTGTGGCGTGTTCGCCTTCGCCGAGCCCGACGCCGGCGTTGCTTCCTTCAGATCAGCGGGATCATGAAAAATTTGCTAGACATTTCTTCTTCAAGTCCGCACAAATCATCGTTCAAAGTCGCTTGGGAGAAAAGGCATCTTGCTTGAGTCAGCCGTCTCCTTCATCCTCAAGTGCTTGGTTCAATTTAGCGATAAAAGACATTCCTGAGATTGCATTAGAGTCTAAAAAGGTTTATAGTGTTAAAAGTCCTGGTAGTCACACCATCGAAATATCTCTCAAGACTACTGAAGGTGACTCTATGATATTAGAGACTTGGTGTGTTGCCATGAACAACGAAAATCGAAATACCAAATTGAATAATGTTGCTTATAACCACTTGGGTTTATTGCTTAAATCTGTATTATGTGTTTCTAGAGTAACACCTGCATACAAGTTTAGTAGAAGACAAGGACCAGATTCATTTGTGGTATGCTACCGGATTCATGCTGGAGACCCTGTATCACCATCATTATTAGGCCAAGGATATCAAAGCTGTTTTATAGGACAAGTTTCAAACCCTGTAGGCTCCGTCTCAATCAAAGTAGATTATAGAACAAACATGACTATAACACCATCGAATGCCTCTTCCATTTCTTCAAATCTAATGTTTGTTAAAAGTGACCATTTTGATTTGGCCacaaatactacaaaaaaatccaagagtTCTGATGATTCTTCAGCAATCACTTCTGACGAATCTCAAGAAGCATTTCGTTTATTTTCATCAGATAGTCCTCATTGTCAACAACAGCCTCCTACATCTACAAGCAACACTGAGGAAAATTGTAATGATGAAAGTTATAAAAGGTCAAAATTTAAATGTGGTGCCTTTGCAAGGAGTCCAAAAGCTTTTCAAGATTTTGAAGAGGATGAAAATGATCCTCTTTTCAACTTTCTTCCACAAGAAACAGATGGAGTAAAACCTCATGAAACTTTGGCTTCATCATCTGTTGACCCTGAACAAGATCCTCCTTCCCCAAAATCGTCATATGGTGATAAAAAACGACCAGAGCAAGTATTCGAGGTATTTGATCATGTATTTGATGATACAAAGAGTGATATTTTAGAAGGTCATCCTGCTACAGCAGTTCCCTCGAAGTCCgaatttggtatatttttcaaGGATAGACCAGATATTGCATTAGGTTTGGATCCAGAAGAAAAACCATTAGATAACATTGAAggtcaaatattaacttttgaaaaaagccTTGAAAAATACGACGAAATGATAAAAGCTCTTGATTGCTTAACGAGTGAATCAGAACAAGAAAGTTAA